The following proteins are co-located in the Tachysurus vachellii isolate PV-2020 chromosome 19, HZAU_Pvac_v1, whole genome shotgun sequence genome:
- the LOC132862024 gene encoding zinc-binding protein A33-like — MATSGPLSGEDFLCPVCCDMFRDPVLLSCSHSMCKTCLQMFWKIKESLECPICRRKSSKKEPPLNLALKNLCETFSKSQKSSAASDVVCKLHNEKLKLFCLEDQQPVCVVCQTSRRHKNHKFCPIDEVLCDVKEDLRSALEPLQKSQTLLENAKQNYIKVASHIKSQAQSTKRQIEKEFEKLHQFLRDEEAVRIADLKQEEEQKIQTINKKIEETTHEIARLQDIIIKTEEDMNIEDVTLLQDVKLMVKQVQCTTNPPEQETNLLINVSKHISNLKFKVWEKMQDIIQYTSVTLDPNTAHAQLRVSEDLTVVEHRKQEVLLPDNPERFDSVTCVLGCEGFNGGSHFWDVEVGDSAVWELGVIRESALRKRNSFCNAVCSMSYSKGSYHTLCPGQAGDIFRAKDKPQKIRVHLDWTKGKVTFTDLLTNSHLHTITHTFTETLFPFFYNGSQSRPLKILPIKQTVTLNTYL, encoded by the exons ATGGCGACATCAGGACCTCTTTCAGGAGAAGATTTTTTATGTCCTGTTTGCTGTGACATGTTCAGAGATCCTGTTCTGCTCTCATGCAGTCACAGCATGTGTAAGACGTGTCTGCAGATGTTCTGGAAAATCAAAGAATCCCTCGAATGTCCAATTTGCAGGAGAAAATCCTCAAAAAAGGAGCCTCCTCTGAACCTGGCCTTGAAGAACCTGTGCGAAACGTTCTCGAAGAGCCAAAAATCCTCTGCGGCGTCTGACGTCGTCTGCAAGCTGCACAACGAGAAGCTCAAACTCTTCTGTCTGGAAGATcagcagcctgtgtgtgtggtgtgtcagaCCTCAAGGAGACACAAAAATCACAAGTTCTGCCCTATAGATGAAGTTCTGTGTGATGTTAAG GAAGATCTCAGGAGTGCTTTGGAGCCTCTACAAAAGAGTCAGACACTGTTGGAAAATGCTAAACAAAATTACATCAAAGTTGCGTCACACATCAAG AGTCAGGCCCAGAGCACaaaaagacagatagagaagGAATTTGAGAAGCTTCATCAGTTTCTAAGAGATGAAGAAGCAGTACGGATCGCTGATCTGAAGCAGGAAGAGGAGCAAAAGATTCAGACGATAAATAAGAAGATCGAAGAGACGACTCACGAAATAGCTCGTCTTCAAgacatcataataaaaacagaggAGGACATGAACATAGAGGATGTGACGCTCTTACAG GATGTCAAGCTCATGGTGAAACA AGTTCAGTGCACAACAAATCCTCCAGAACAAGAGACAAATCTGCTGATTAATGTTTCTAAACACATTTCTAACCTGAAGTTTAAAGTCTGGGAGAAAATGCAGGACATCATCCAGTACA CTTCTGTTACTCTGGACCCCAACACTGCACACGCTCAGCTCCGTGTGTCCGAAGATCTCACTGTTGTGGAAcacagaaaacaggaagtgctgcTTCCTGATAATCCAGAGAGATTCGACAGCGTTACGTGTGTCCTGGGCTGTGAGGGCTTTAATGGAGGTTCGCACTTCTGGGACGTCGAGGTTGGGGACAGTGCAGTCTGGGAGCTGGGAGTCATCAGAGAGTCTGCTCTGAGAAAGAGGAACTCCTTTTGTAATGCAGTGTGCAGCATGAGCTACAGTAAAGGAAGTTACCACACGCTCTGCCCAGGACAGGCAGGTGACATCTTCAGAGCTAAAGACAAACCACAGAAGATCAGAGTGCATCTGGACTGGACGAAGGGGAAAGTGACATTTACTGATCTTCTGACCaattcacacttacacactataacacacacttttactgaGACACTCTTTCCATTTTTCTATAACGGCTCTCAATCTCGACCTCTGAAGATCTTACCAATAAAACAGACAGTGACATTAAACACTTACCTTTAA
- the LOC132862026 gene encoding phospholipase A2 inhibitor and Ly6/PLAUR domain-containing protein-like translates to MELQLTLILSCLLFSSVLGLRCYQCIPDSSGSCVSTVTQCPHRCGSITTTNTATTNQDGLLTSVSVKSCLDASQCINGSIRILDQLTVNVNTKCCSTDLCNTETLPAQTNQISNGRRCYTCAGENCTVDCQGGHCNKTIGTVDCVGDEDRCISITVSVFGVTTSVEGCASKSVCDLAAVQEMMGFGSSVTCCDGNLCNTAPIFTLSSFLLLVPLLSSILFT, encoded by the exons ATGGAACTGCAGCTCACACTGATTCTCAGCTGCCTGCTTTTCTCCTCAG TGCTGGGACTTCGGTGTTATCAGTGTATACCTGATTCATCAGGATCATGTGTAAGCACCGTGACACAATGTCCACATCGCTGTGGCAGCATAACCACCACCAACACCGCCACCACCAACCAAG ATGGGCTGCTTACGAGCGTCAGTGTGAAGTCCTGCTTGGACGCTTCTCAGTGCATCAACGGGAGTATACGCATTCTGGATCAGCTGACAGTGAACGTCAACACCAAGTGCTGCTCCACTGACCTCTGCAACACGGAAACACTGCCAG CTCAAACCAATCAGATTTCTAACGGACGGAGGTGTTACACgtgtgctggagagaactgcaCCGTGGATTGTCAGGGAGGTCACTGCAACAAGACCATAG GAACCGTGGACTGTGTAGGAGATGAAGATCGCTGCATCAGTATAACAG ttagtGTATTTGGAGTTACAACCTCTGTGGAAGGATGTGCAtccaaaagtgtgtgtgacttGGCTGCAGTCCAGGAAATGATGGGCTTCGGTTCCTCTGTGACGTGTTGTGACGGGAATCTGTGTAACACTGCTCCGATCTTCACACTGAGTTCCTTCCTCCTGCTCGTCCCTCTGCTCTCCTCCATCCTCTTCACCTGA
- the LOC132862096 gene encoding uncharacterized protein LOC132862096, which yields MWMQVTLLLICMISSGACSLKCYPAVDFDYDTYNYIYANCTDTCARTTTSVDIYLVSGVSGLTLMATDDIMDCGAPDTCVNASMNIGVVKIANNTKCCKTNLCNNETLPAMPQQSINGRKCYTCNDVDCFQTLYCEGAEDRCITATVAQGSNIMRMKGCTTNNICNTTFFRAHGLILTDVECCEGNFCNSAEIFTLSFLLMFVPLLASVLF from the exons ATGTGGATGCAGGTTACACTGCTGCTCATCTGCATGATCTCCTCAggag catgTTCACTGAAATGTTATCCAGCTGTCGATTTCGATTACGACACGTATAATTACATATACGCCAACTGCACTGATACGTGTGCCAGAACAACCACTTCTGTGGACATCT ATCTTGTAAGTGGTGTATCCGGTTTAACGCTCATGGCAACGGATGATATCATGGATTGTGGAGCACCGGATACGTGTGTAAACGCCAGTATGAATATCGGTGTGGTGAAAATCGCCAACAATACCAAATGCTGCAAGACTAATCTCTGCAACAACGAAACCCTGCCAG CTATGCCACAGCAGTCCATCAACGGGAGAAAGTGTTACACCTGTAATGATGTCGACTGCTTTCAGACTCTGTATTGTGAGGGAGCAGAAGATCGCTGCATCACTGCAACAG TTGCTCAAGGATCCAACATAATGAGGATGAAAGGATGCACAACCAATAACATCTGCAACACGACTTTCTTCAGAGCTCATGGACTCATCTTAACAGATGTGGAGTGTTGTGAGGGGAACTTCTGTAACAGTGCTGAGATCTTCACACTGAGTTTCCTCCTCATGTTCGTCCCTCTGCTCGCCTCTGTCCTCTTCTAG
- the LOC132862167 gene encoding uncharacterized protein LOC132862167: protein MKFLLTLVLVSALFSGVLSLMCLNCFNEQCWEIDCPDQCASLTLLVINNFNNMSAVLKTCAVLDIFCSPMTVNLGELVTTSNAMCCNTTLCNNETLPVIPVPLPNGRICYTCFNNNCTQTVDCGGNEDRCLTLTASQLDITATMKGCVDKSFCSNSQPFFSVRNINVSVQCCDGNLCNSAEIFTTSFLLMIISLHSSLFFS, encoded by the exons ATGAAGTTCCTACTGACACTGGTGCTCGTCTCTGCACTTTTCTCTGGAG TGCTGTCGCTGATGTGTCTTAACTGCTTTAATGAGCAATGTTGGGAGATTGACTGTCCAGACCAGTGTGCCAGTCTAACTCTGTTGGTAATAAACA ATTTCAACAATATGAGCGCTGTTTTAAAGACTTGTGCAGTACTGGACATTTTTTGTTCACCTATGACTGTAAACCTGGGAGAATTAGTAACAACCAGCAATGCCATGTGCTGCAACACTACATTATGCAACAATGAAACACTGCCAG TTATTCCGGTTCCTTTGCCCAACGGGAGGATCTGTTATACCTGTTTCAATAATAACTGCACACAAACAGTGGACTGTGGAGGAAATGAAGACAGGTGCCTTACTTTGACAG cctCTCAATTAGACATTACAGCGACCATGAAAGGATGTGTAGATAAATCTTTCTGCAGTAATTCTCAACCATTCTTCTCAGTGAGAAATATCAATGtaagtgttcagtgttgtgatGGAAACCTGTGTAACAGTGCTGAGATCTTCACCACGAGTTTCCTCCTCATGATCATCTCTCTACACTCCTCCTTGTTCTTCTCGTGA
- the LOC132862740 gene encoding urokinase plasminogen activator surface receptor-like: MKFLLTLVLVSALFSGVLSLMCLSCFNEQCREINCPDQCASLTAFVMNNANNMSAVLKTCAVPGICSPMTANLGELVTTTNAMCCNTTLCNNETLPVLPLPLPNGRICYTCIKNNCTQTVDCGGNEDRCISASGTVLGTTVTVKGCVNKSSCNDSQSVISVGNSSVSVQCCDGNLCNSAEIFTTSFLLMIISLHSSLFFS; this comes from the exons ATGAAGTTCCTACTGACACTGGTGCTCGTCTCTGCACTTTTCTCTGGAG TGCTGTCGCTGATGTGTCTTAGCTGCTTTAATGAGCAATGTAGGGAGATTAACTGTCCAGACCAGTGTGCCAGTCTAACTGCGTTTGTAATGAACA ATGCCAACAATATGAGCGCTGTTTTAAAGACTTGTGCAGTACCGGGCATTTGTTCACCTATGACTGCAAACCTGGGAGAATTAGTAACAACCACCAATGCCATGTGCTGCAACACTACATTATGCAACAATGAAACACTGCcag ttctTCCGCTTCCTTTGCCCAACGGGAGGATCTGTTACACCTGTATCAAAAATAACTGCACACAAACAGTGGACTGTGGAGGAAATGAAGACAGGTGCATTTCTGCTTCAG GTACTGTATTAGGCACTACAGTGACCGTGAAAGgatgtgtaaataaatcttCCTGCAATGATTCTCAATCAGTAATCTCAGTGGGAAATAGCAGTGtaagtgttcagtgttgtgatGGGAACCTGTGTAACAGTGCTGAGATCTTCACCACGAGTTTCCTCCTCATGATCATCTCTCTACACTCCTCCTTGTTCTTCTCGTGA